The sequence cttgcacgataccgctccacttgatcatcaccatttcgcttgatcttatacacccatttatttccaataggttttctacctttcgacaatggcacaagttcccatgttttatttttatgaagagcttcaatttcttcctgcatagccgtcatccactgagatgcatctgaatgattcagtgcctcgcgaagagttgttcGCTCTctttcctctgttagaagacaatatgcaacattgctttccataatataatctgagtgccaccctggacgtttcctttgccaattagaaatacgagtcgcgggagcttcatcaacgactacttgattttcatcgtgctctggtactgcttcagaagaatctttctgaaattcattacccacctgtatcggtatagtttcttttgaagtgctaacatctttaagatctttgtcttccgtaaagacaacatctctgctgatgactactttgtgggcagtggggtccgacaagcgataccccttaacttcatcagcataccccaagaataAACACTTTCTGGAATTCGGATCCAACTTTTTCGTTTCTTGAGAATTatacattgcgtacacaggacttccaaatacatgaaggtcagaataatcaactagttttcccgtccacatctccatcggcgatttcaactcaattgcagttgatggtgactgATTTATCACGTAACAAGCAGTATTGAccgcttctgcccagaatgatttttccaagcttgcagttgccagcatcgcccttgttctatctaaaaAGGTTCTGTTCATCAGCTCTGCCACttcattttgttgaggagtgtacgCTGTCGTGAACtgtcttttgataccttcttgtttgcagaacttatcaaattcatcaccagtgtattctcctccattatctgtcctcaaacacttgatctttttaccagattcaagttcaaccagcgctttgtaaactttgaaaacttcaaacacatccgccttcctcttgattgggtgcacccaacatctcctagtgtagtcatcaataaatgatacaaaatactttgctcctcctagggattgaactggtgctttccacacatcagagtgaaccaattctagaatcaatttacttctagaatttgatgtgttaaacttcaggcgatgctgcttgctgattacacaatgctcgcagaaaggtagcgatactttcgtaagaccaggaataagatttctatcAACAAGAATCAtcataccttgttcagacatgtgtccaagcttttgatgccatgtcatagcaactttatcacttgaactattcgaagcaacagatgcttccgattcctgtaccgtctcgcctttcagaatgtataaattagcacccaccttttcccctttcataagtacaaccgcacctttcttgattatcatgatcttctcatgtatcaccatcttacaaccaagatcatccaattttcctaaagacaataagttcttattcaaaccctccacgtgtcgtgcaccttgaatagtacgaactgtaccatcgtgcatcttcagaataatatctccaattccaatgatctttagttcatgaacattgcaactgtatacagatcctcccgagatacgttcatattgtttgaaccattctcttctaggggtcatgtgaaaagtagctccctagtcaaataaccagacatcaacaaatgtctttctgccttcatttgctaccactgcctcactaaccaaagcagtcccatcatctgaagtgcttgcaatatttccttgaggatttgagttatttaaactccgacaatccatcttcaggtgacctttcttgccacaattgtagcatgtataggtcttcttctttttagacttcggtttaccatgattgtgactcccacttgggccacgttccattgatctccctcctgacaccaccaaggcctccacttgtcgtgaaccggcctatttgtcctccttgttattgcgccgattttcttcttctagaatagcatccgcaacttcatcatagactagatactccgagagaacattattggttaagttaataatgacttgatcatacgagtcaggtagactctgaagtaaaagttcagcacgttcttttggctctatattgcaacttaatgaagcgagttgagaatatagagtattcaaagaattaatgtgctcattaactgaagtagattcattcacgcgtagcgcataaagtttcctcttaaggaatatcttgttgtggagtgatttggtctcgtacaattttacgaggtgatcccaaatctcttttgccatcttcttttcttctatgctagacaaaacgtcatctgctagtgccagatgaagatttgctatagcctggccgtccatcttttcccatttttcatcagtcaACTCGGATGACCGTTGACTGATGGCCGCTAAACACTtttcctttctcaggatagctttcatctttaatttccataacgagaaattactcccgttaaatttttcaatttcaaattttgtAGACATTGCTATgattacaatcttcttttcgacaatactaattttcgagaaatagtacttgagaacttttatcgagtgaaaataaccttacttattttctgatgtgaaAGTCCACCAGTGTGgaaaccacagagcatacgataattaagtagattaatacacactagatattagaaccttagctcttgataccacttgttgagaaaagtgacaccgaattatagcaaaccgctagtaataattgaaataacgacaataaatagGACACCgaaatttaacgtggaaaaccccaaaagggtaaaaaccacgggcaaggaaataaACGCTTCACTagtaagaataataggaattacacttctctctaattacaaggataaacactaatctttatatctcttgtaattaggagattactcacaaactctctatttaactcttttagtacatgaaagaaagaaatgattttgggatgagaaaatgagcataagttagagctctatttatactactcaaaaaTGGGGGTTGGTCAGTATGAAGATGAAAACCTTCATTTGAATAGTGTGGCCTCAAAATAAATGTGTTAATTAACCACATCAACTCTACCATCCAAGTTTAATATTCAACACTGGAATCTTCAAATGCTTCAATTTATTTACCTGTGTCATTGTGATTACCATCAATAAGGGGTAAAGGGTGTTACAGGTTATACTAGCCGTAGCTAAATGTTAGGACTCAAATTATGTAGTTAGAGTATGTGATGTAACGGAGATGGTATAGTGGTATAAATACCATCACCTCACATGTTTTTGATAAGCCTTTTGTCACAATTAACACACAGTGTGTTTCCCTCTCCTTAATTCTCCCTAACATTTTGTAACTAACATTTCACCTATTAATCATGGCACTAAGTTGTTTATCTTtcagattcatcatcatcataattgtttttcatcttcatcatagttatacatatacatatattcatcATCAAACACATATTCAAGATTAAAACACGAATTAAAGCTAAACCGAGATTAACACTAAacaatatatatgaatatgaatgaacACCAAATAAAAAACAAATTGTGTCATTGGTATTACTCCTTCCGTCCACTTATAAGTATCAACTTTGAAGATACACAAAGCTTTAGGAAACTCTATTAACTTTACTTTCTATCAATAAAATATCATGCATCTCGACCAATATCTATTTTGATTGGTTTATAGATAAATAAATTGAACACTTGATTAGGGTCAATTCAAAATAACATGGTGGACATTTGTTACGGTATGAGTTAGCAATAAAATAGGAaaaattttgattttattttttaGTTAAATTACAGTTCAAGTTGAGTGTGTCAGCTTGTCTCAAAAAGGAGTATAATGAATCGCTTTTTGGAAGGGTAAAATAGGACCTGATAAGTGAAGAGAATTTTATTAAAAGGCTCAAATGTTTACTAAAGGAATTATATGCTTAATTTATCATTTGATTAAAATTTTCCCATTAACTAATTCTAGATAGATGTAAAAATAAACAACCGGGTACATGGTCCTTGCGGATCGGATAAAAACTCCAGACATTTAAGATAGCTAAAGCAACAGTAGAGTACGTACAAATgttattttatgaacatcatttccAGCATCTTTATCTTCCGAATCAACATATTCTTTTTGCAACAAATAAGGAGAACTAAAGTCACAAATTTCCACAGATGGAAATTGATTGCTGGATATCTTCTTCTCTTCCTTTGTGAAATAATTAAAACAAatggaagtaaaaaaaaaaaaaaaaaactaacttgTAATGTTGTTTACCATGTAAAAAAGCCTGCTGGAGCTCATTGACGATGACATTCATTGTTGGCTTTTGGTCATCAGGTTTCAGAACACATTCAGATGCAATTTCGATAAATTTATTCAAAGAAGCAAAGCAGGCTCCACTATCGTTCTTGATTGTCGAATCTAGCATCGAATATATCTGTCCGTCGTTGATGTATTTTGGTAAATAAGTTTCTATACTCCAGTCAAACACCTTGTCACAAAAATCTGTATACGTTCTTTTCCCAAATAGAACCACTAACAAAAATTCTCCTAAACATCGTACATCTATACGTATTAGTAAGTTATCCTTTCCGAGATGATGTTCGTCAAATTTAATCTTTGCCCCCCAATTCTCGTCCAACACAATATCTTGGCTGCTAATAAAATAGACGTTTTTCAGCATTCCGACTCCCATTTCACACTCAATATATTTCAATGCATGTGCAACATCAAGACAAATTTTCAGTCGTTTTTCCCAAGTAAGAACAGACTTGTCTTTGACATTTTCCCAATAATCTTTAAGGTACCCATTAGACGCGTGCTCAGTGACAAGGATCATCTTAATTTCTTCATCACAAAATCCAATTACATTGACTATGTTGCGATGCTTGAAAGTAGTAAGCATTTCAAGTTCCCAGTGGAATTTTTTTATTACTCGATCGTTGTGTCTAGCCAAAAAGTGTTTTATAACTACAGAGGAAGAATATATCTTATCCAAATGGTCGAGTGTAGTTTGGTATAAGGCGTAATGAATTCCACTCTCAATCTTAAATTCTTCAGAAAAGTTATTTGTGGCCAACACTAGATCACTCAGTGGAATCTTCTAAAATAATAAGTTTAAATTGCTGTAAATGTGAAGGTAAGGAAAACAATATGAAACAAGATAGATTACAgaagagaatgtgtattgattgagTTTTATTATGAATCACATTCATGGGTTTAAATACAAGTGAGATCATAAATGCAATCCAAATGAAGATAACTAATGGATACAAAACATATACTACACACACTAAAAACACATTACACACACTAAAACACACTATACACATGGAATAGTTATGCTACTTGCTTAATAGAGATTAGAGTTTGCAttaattttaacactcccccttagtGCAAACTTCCGATCAATAATCCCCAACGCCTCTCGAAGTTCCATGAACTTGGCTTTCATTAGAGCTTTAGTAAAGATGTCGGCTACTTGAGCATTTGTCCTTACGTTTGCTAGCTCGATCTCCCCGCTAAGAACCTTTTCACGTATAAAATGATATCTCATTTCTATGTGCTTAGTACGGGCATGAAACATAGGATTCGAAGCAAGTTTGACTGTACTTTCATTGTCACATTTTAGTTTGACAACATAATCTACTTCTTTAAGTATATCACCAATCAATCTTCTTAACCAAGTACATTCTTGAGCTGCCATAGTTGCAGCTATATATTCTGCTTCCGTGCTAGATAAAGCAACCACATCTTGCTTCTTGCTACACCATGAAATAACAGCGGAACCCATGTTAAAACAGTAACCCGAAGTTGAATGACGATCATTTGCATCTCCCATCCAATCTGCATCcacaaaatcttttaacaaaacattATCACACTTCTTATACCACAAGCGGTGGCCTATTGATCCTTTCACATAACGAATGATCTTTTTTGATGcatcaagatgaacattagttGGACACTGCATAAATTGTGAAACAATGCCAACCGAGTAAGCAATTTCCGGCCTTGTGATGGTTACATAGATCAAACTTCCAACCATTTGTCGGAACAACTTCACATCCTTGAGCTCTTTTCCTTGACCTTTcttcattttgaggtttggttccattggagtagtcataggctttgactcccccatgttgaaacgttccaagagacttctcgcataacccctttgagagataaagtacccgttttctaatttatcaacttccaatccaagaaaacatccaatctcccccagattcttcatttcaaaacgaacctaaagatcatcacttaaacgagagatttctgactcgtttcctctggtgataatcatgtcatcaacatataataagaccaaaacatggaaacctgattctttctttacaaacaaactagaattcgcatcagaaatcttaaaaccacaaaagacaaggtattgtgcaaccttaccataccaagctctcggagcttgtttcaagccataaagaGCTTTTTTTAACTGGCACACATATTCTGAAAATTGATTTGAAATGAACCCAATAGGTTGTTCCATGAACACCTCACGATCAAGCTCTCCAtatagaaaagcattcttcacatcaagttgccaCAATTTCCACCCTTTGTAAGCCGCTAGTGAGATTATTTTTCTAACTGTTACCATTTAGCCACGGggctaaaagtttcctcataatcaagcccataactttgacaaaagccacgagccaccaaccgagccttgaaCCTATTAATGGTTCCATCCGAGTTCTTCTTCAAACGATAGACCCATTTGCAAGTAACCAGTTTACATGCTTTCGGTTTCTTGACAAGCTCCCAAGTTTCATTCTTTTCCAATGCATCAATCTCCTCTTGCATTACTTTTCTCCAATCCGGAGAATCTttatttaatgacccgtcctaatccacctggacgaagtcatcaacatctagtcccattgcgaggtactgacaaaaatatgccatgaatgactccaagtaatatctttaaaatgagcaaatgcacagcggaagatttctttcatacctgagaataaatatgcataagagtgtcaaccaaaaggttggtgagttcataggtttatcataacaataatttcaatattttaatagaccacaagatttccgtttataaaaccgttctgcttatgttgaggcctcagtaaccaaccttaatttcacacccccagttagggcctgggtgaatgtgacattaatataaaataaattaacatattataatatacgagaacagtactaaatgataagaacaaactttaatgagtacgcagcggaaaatgaaatgtcgttacaataatgggatTTACAATAAAGTagttgtttcaaatgcaagaataataaatgcgatatctcttgatcctaagtccaagtagcatcacataagcagtaagtaagtaagcttgatcaatcggcacctgagacaaacatgctaaagtgtcaaccaaaaaggttgagtgaagttcataggtttaacaaatatgtttgatcgttgttttagaccacaagatttagtttataaagttgatctcgcatggatcaaaaagttatgtcagttcgtgatatttagactaaacgttcaaagtttgcaacaatgacaagttgtgtctatacttgtcggtttaatttcattattaagtaatataatgacttggtcaaatgtatcggggacgttactcccgataggcctacccccaataattaagaatgcgttcaacgagcaattaaaaatatcactgtagggacttagtcggacatagccgggtataacatagtttaacagttggtacttgtgtctaaattgtaaatagtaaaagtagcatgtgtctcaccccaaaaagttaaataagttgcatgcaataaagagaggggctatgagttcaccttagtaagtaggagagagagttattcctcgaaatagaaagtttggatggatgagcagaaagtcaacctaatgacatttaagagtagttaagtgttttgcccaaatttaagttaagtatgaaagtggtttaagtatagtttgttttactaagtttccattcttagtatgtttccacttttagtaagttcccacttttagtaagttagtgtcgaacactagtgagttgtccctaataagtctaccacctattaagtgtgaagataactatGTGTataattactatagtcgggttgatattgtgcaccatacccaaacatctattccaccgccgagtcaccagaatgaccaattgttaccggttggcccaggatttcttgaccaaaatctaagtttggcattcgtaatccccaagcgtcccatagtggtaccaaggatcaccctaggccttaagtagcgttgatgttcgagtaatcacacgttatcgtgaatgactatggtAACCttgtaatataatataaataatagtacattatatgtgttagtaatatTATAAGTGTATAGGTGTTAGTATTATataatagtattagggttttagttaattaaagtaatatttaatattagggtttagtaataaatgattagggtttaattaatgtattagggttttattaaattagggtttaataaattaaggttaggtttaattagttagggttttaatattttaatatgtatatgtatataaatcgtgtatatgtatatatatatatatatatatagtattttttcatatatataaacagtatatatatatatatgtatgtataaaatttttttttttttgttacatgcatgtatatatatatatatatatatatatatatatatatatatatatatatatatatatatatatatatatatatatatatatatgggcatgatcaatggggaagtaaccaatcggagggaagcaaatttttttttttcatttttttggaattttttttccggcatcaagatcacacgaaaatatgaacatttagaagagacacttcgtgatgaatgttattatttaggcggaaaaatgatcgacaaaaataacattcaagataatattgttcgtgaagaatatgaacgtttttttttccatgttttgtgaagtaaaatttagcccgatttagagtttagggtttagggtttagggtttggtgttttgggtttattccataaatccaaaacaccaaaccctaaactctaaaccttaaaccctaaactctaaaccattcgtgttaaaaactcgatctaaatcctaaatctaaaccctaaatctaaaccctaaaccctaaatttctaaaccctaatatctaaaccctataaaccctaatatctaaaccctaatatctaaaccccaatagctaaaatctcaacatatgctcgaaaaacacgataattgttatatattacgtcttcgagcgttttcccgccaaaataaaaacatttatcacaaagtgtctatactaaatgttcatatttttatctcatctataatgttcgtgaacaaagttttttcaaaaaacaaaaaaaaaaggtttttgcttccccccgcttccccccgattggttacttccctcttgatcctaccactatatatatatatatatatatatatatatatatatatatatatatatatatatatatatatatatatatatatcgaatatgtatatgtatatatgtatttattttgtttccttaattaaacacaaaccaATCTTCTAACATTTatctagggtttaaagatcaaacacTCCTCCCCTTTTTTTTTCGGtcgatacacatacatacatatattttttttcttctttttcatgtatatataaactatgtgtgtacatatataatgtatatgtttatgaattaaTCAAGATTGTATCATGAACATGAatttaaaacaaagatcaaagattatgtaaataagttttagggtttatgttataccttgaagattcgaagatgattaacaaagaaaagatgaaacactttgaagatgaagatcaaaaccttgAAGATTGATGAACACCTTTGAATATCTATGAAGAacgactt comes from Rutidosis leptorrhynchoides isolate AG116_Rl617_1_P2 chromosome 4, CSIRO_AGI_Rlap_v1, whole genome shotgun sequence and encodes:
- the LOC139842212 gene encoding probable serine/threonine-protein kinase PBL28, with product MILVTEHASNGYLKDYWENVKDKSVLTWEKRLKICLDVAHALKYIECEMGVGMLKNVYFISSQDIVLDENWGAKIKFDEHHLGKDNLLIRIDVRCLGEFLLVVLFGKRTYTDFCDKVFDWSIETYLPKYINDGQIYSMLDSTIKNDSGACFASLNKFIEIASECVLKPDDQKPTMNVIVNELQQEEKKISSNQFPSVEICDFSSPYLLQKEYVDSEDKDAGNDVHKITFVLFYPSKKRFIILLFETS